From a region of the Coffea arabica cultivar ET-39 chromosome 3e, Coffea Arabica ET-39 HiFi, whole genome shotgun sequence genome:
- the LOC113736600 gene encoding glucose-6-phosphate 1-dehydrogenase, chloroplastic-like, whose amino-acid sequence MAAHLSPSSSSSSSTLSFSSDRYTGKCYCKQFSRVCYGAHSSIWVPKIFSRIHSRNPSDLNSSNGYPLNAVSLQDGSMSKPLAEEVPASRPGEAETTLSITVVGASGDLARKKIFPALFALFYEDFLPENFIVFGYARTKMTDEELRNMISTTLTCRVDKRENCADKMEQFLMKCYYHSGQYSSEDDFAKLDCKLKEKEGGSLSNRLFYLSIPPNIFVDAVKCASNKASSVSGWTRVIVEKPFGRDSESSRELTRCLMQYLSEDQIFRIDHYLGKELVENLSVLRFSNLVFEPLWSRNYIRNVQFIFSEDFGTEGRGGYFDNYGIIRDIMQNHLLQILALFAMETPVSLDAEDIRNEKVKVLRSMRPLQLEDVIVGQYKGHSKGGKSYPGYIDDPTVPKDSVTPTFAAAALFINNSRWDGVPFLMKAGKALHIRKTEIRVQFRHVPGNLYKWNFGTDLDKATNELVLRLQPDEAIYLKINNKVPGLGMRLDRSDLNLLYSARYRREIPDAYERLLLDAIGGERRLFIRSDELDAAWALFSPLLKELEEKKIAPELYPYGSRGPVGAYYLAAKHDVRWGDLAGED is encoded by the exons ATGGCTGCTCACTTATctccctcttcttcctcttcatcaTCCACACTGTCATTCTCATCAGACCGCTACACTGGGAAGTGTTACTGTAAACAGTTCAGTCGTGTATGTTACGGAGCCCATTCTTCCATATGGGttcccaaaattttttcaagaatCCATTCAAGAAATCCTTCTGATCTTAATTCCTCCAATGGGTACCCTCTAAATGCAGTTTCCTTGCAAGATG GTTCAATGTCAAAGCCCTTAGCAGAAGAAGTACCTGCCTCAAGGCCTGGGGAAGCAGAGACCACTCTCAGCATAACTGTTGTTGGTGCTTCAGGGGACCTTGCCAGGAAGAAGATTTTCCCCGCACTGTTTGCCCTTTTTTATGAAGACTTTCTGCCTGAG AACTTCATAGTCTTTGGTTATGCTCGGACCAAAATGACTGACGAGGAGCTGAGAAACATGATTAGCACAACCTTAACATGTAGAGTTGATAAAAG AGAAAATTGCGCAGACAAAATGGAACaatttcttatgaaatgttacTATCATTCTGGTCAATACAGTTCTGAGGATGACTTTGCAAAACTGGACTGCAAGCTCAAAGAAAAAGAG GGTGGTAGTCTGTCAAATAGGTTATTTTATTTATCAATACCGCCAAACATATTTGTGGATGCGGTGAAATGTGCTAGCAATAAAGCTTCTTCAGTAAGTGGCTGGACAAGGGTCATAGTGGAAAAGCCTTTTGGACGTGATTCAGAATCCTCTAGAGAACTGACCAGATGTCTAATGCAGTATCTATCTGAGGATCAAATATTTCG AATTGACCATTACCTGGGAAAGGAACTTGTTGAGAATCTGTCAGTGCTTCGGTTCTCAAATCTGGTTTTTGAGCCtctttggtcaagaaattacaTACGCAATGTGCAATTTATCTTTTCTGAAGATTTTGGTACTGAGGGACGAGGAGG ATACTTTGACAACTATGGGATTATACGAGATATCATGCAAAATCATCTGTTGCAAATATTAGCATTGTTCGCAATGGAGACACCGGTTAGCTTGGATGCTGAGGACATTAGAAATGAAAAG GTCAAGGTTTTGAGATCAATGAGGCCACTGCAGCTTGAAGATGTGATTGTTGGCCAATATAAGGGACACAGCAAGGGTGGTAAATCCTATCCGGGATATATAGATGATCCAACTGTGCCAAAAGACAGTGTTACTCCTACTTTTGCTGCTGCAGCTCTATTTATTAATAATTCTCGCTGGGATGGAGTTCCATTCCTGATGAAGGCAGGCAAAGCTCTCCATATTAGAAA AACTGAGATTAGAGTCCAGTTTAGACATGTCCCCGGTAATTTGTATAAATGGAATTTTGGAACTGACTTGGATAAGGCTACCAATGAGCTAGTGCTTCGATTACAACCAGATGAAGCCATATATTTAAAGATCAACAACAAGGTTCCAGGTCTTGGCATGAGACTGGACCGCAGTGACCTTAATCTTCTTTATAGTGCCAG GTATAGAAGAGAGATACCAGATGCCTATGAAAGACTCCTCCTAGATGCAATAGGAGGAGAAAGAAGGTTGTTTATTAGAAGTGATGAGCTTGATGCTGCGTGGGCACTATTCTCACCATTGCTGAAAGAACTTGAAGAGAAGAAAATTGCTCCTGAGCTGTATCCATATGGCAGCAGGGGACCAGTTGGAGCATATTATCTTGCTGCAAAGCACGATGTCAGGTGGGGTGATCTTGCTGGTGAGGATTAG
- the LOC140038430 gene encoding ABC transporter C family member 10-like yields MHIQSEAPEIIEGNRPPANWPFVGKVEMKDLKIRYCPNTSLVLRGIRCTFEGGYTVGIVGRTGSGKSTLISALFRLVEPTEGAIFIDDLTISTVGIHDLRSHLAIIPQDPMLFGGSIRYNLNPLSEHSDHDIREANQMLITLLIG; encoded by the exons ATGCACATTCAAAGTGAAGCACCAGAAATAATAGAAGGGAATCGACCTCCTGCCAATTGGCCTTTTGTTGGTAAAGTGGAGATGAAAGATTTGAAG ATACGATATTGCCCAAATACATCACTAGTTCTTCGAGGCATCAGATGTACTTTTGAAGGAGGATACACCGTTGGAATAGTTGGCAGGACAGGTAGTGGGAAATCAACACTTATCAGTGCATTATTTCGCTTAGTAGAGCCTACGGAAGGAGCAATCTTTATAGATGACTTGACCATTTCAACGGTTGGAATTCATGACCTCAGATCACATTTAGCGATCATTCCTCAAGATCCTATGCTTTTTGGTGGGTCAATCAGGTACAATCTAAACCCATTGTCGGAGCATAGTGATCATGACATTCGGGAG gccaatcagaTGTTGATTACTTTGTTAATCGGGTGA